A single window of Kitasatospora sp. HUAS MG31 DNA harbors:
- a CDS encoding ROK family protein, with product MGQRWQIPVAVESRARMGVLAEFSRGDARGAHTLLNLALDGRIEMGIAIGGILHRGRTGNAGGIGHLVVRTGGRLCRCGQRGCLDAYVDDAALRRALLARAPSPEAAQDAVHLLAQATAAAALLVDPTAVVLGGNLPALGGGLVERLRSALGAILPPGTVPPVMCSTLGSRAPLLGGLELVLSKAGSPPSDSPLWIRQ from the coding sequence CTGGGGCAGCGCTGGCAGATCCCGGTAGCCGTCGAGAGCCGGGCCCGCATGGGCGTACTCGCAGAGTTCTCCAGGGGTGACGCCCGGGGCGCGCACACCCTCCTCAACCTCGCCCTGGACGGCCGGATCGAGATGGGTATCGCGATCGGCGGCATCCTCCACCGCGGTCGCACAGGCAATGCCGGCGGCATCGGCCACCTCGTTGTCCGCACCGGCGGCCGTCTCTGCCGGTGCGGACAACGCGGCTGCCTGGACGCATACGTGGACGACGCCGCCCTGCGTCGTGCGCTGCTGGCGCGCGCCCCCTCGCCGGAGGCCGCGCAGGACGCCGTTCACCTGCTCGCTCAGGCGACCGCGGCGGCGGCGCTGCTTGTCGACCCGACGGCCGTGGTGCTGGGCGGCAACCTTCCGGCTCTGGGCGGCGGACTGGTGGAGCGCCTGCGGTCCGCGTTGGGTGCGATCCTCCCGCCCGGGACCGTCCCGCCGGTGATGTGCTCGACGCTGGGCAGTCGGGCGCCACTCCTGGGCGGCCTGGAGCTGGTGCTGTCGAAGGCCGGGTCTCCCCCTTCGGACTCCCCCCTCTGGATCCGGCAGTGA
- a CDS encoding MarR family transcriptional regulator, with protein MTPGKGGGEDRGAVGGPAGRRALNRAVLLRALRRSGPTTRQELARHSGLSLTTVASLAAELEAAGLVVQRPVVHGGSGRRPFLVAFNRAAGTALSLDIGSRHVAAAVGNRTRPVIVEHRIDLPSPHHDPRAVEHLAVTCAERVLAEAQAGPEVLLGAAVAVARTVPRDRHPPRGGSGTGRAPDLARAAGAALADPGSRREPGPHGRTRRVLQG; from the coding sequence ATGACCCCGGGAAAGGGTGGCGGAGAGGACCGAGGGGCAGTCGGCGGGCCTGCCGGACGGCGGGCTCTCAACCGTGCGGTCCTGCTTCGGGCGCTCCGCCGCTCCGGGCCGACGACCCGTCAGGAACTCGCCCGGCACAGCGGTCTGTCGTTGACGACTGTGGCGAGTCTGGCGGCCGAACTGGAAGCGGCCGGCCTGGTCGTCCAGCGCCCCGTGGTGCACGGCGGGAGCGGCCGTCGGCCGTTCCTCGTCGCCTTCAACCGCGCCGCCGGCACTGCGCTGTCCCTCGACATCGGATCGCGCCATGTGGCGGCAGCCGTCGGGAACCGAACCCGGCCCGTCATCGTGGAACACCGGATCGACCTTCCGTCGCCGCACCACGACCCGCGTGCCGTGGAACATCTGGCGGTCACCTGCGCCGAGCGGGTTCTCGCCGAAGCCCAGGCGGGGCCCGAGGTCCTGCTCGGGGCGGCCGTCGCAGTCGCACGCACGGTCCCGAGGGACCGCCATCCGCCTCGCGGGGGTTCGGGCACCGGGCGGGCGCCCGACCTGGCGCGAGCGGCTGGGGCAGCGCTGGCAGATCCCGGTAGCCGTCGAGAGCCGGGCCCGCATGGGCGTACTCGCAGAGTTCTCCAGGGGTGA
- a CDS encoding ATP-binding protein, with translation MDMSSTRATVPSGRRVAGPSPACSRATCAADADESCVPQMRHFVLHCVRRLGVPESVCDTVCLVVSELVTNAVLHSGSRSVTVLVRIGPGDVLVAVRDSGQWCERSEPRQSTADGGVPFGRGLDLVRAAADFCTIDSGPGGTVAAAGVRFEDVTSAPAGAVR, from the coding sequence ATGGACATGAGCAGCACCCGAGCCACCGTGCCGTCCGGCAGGCGCGTGGCCGGTCCGAGCCCCGCGTGTTCCCGCGCAACCTGTGCCGCGGACGCCGACGAGTCGTGCGTTCCGCAGATGCGGCATTTCGTGCTCCACTGCGTCCGCCGTCTCGGCGTGCCCGAGAGCGTCTGCGACACCGTGTGCCTGGTGGTCAGCGAACTCGTGACCAACGCGGTCCTGCACAGCGGGAGTCGTTCGGTGACGGTACTGGTCCGGATCGGGCCGGGTGACGTCCTGGTTGCGGTACGGGACAGCGGACAGTGGTGTGAACGGTCCGAGCCGCGTCAGAGCACTGCCGACGGCGGCGTCCCCTTCGGTCGCGGGCTGGACTTGGTCCGGGCCGCCGCGGACTTCTGCACGATCGACTCGGGTCCGGGCGGTACCGTGGCGGCGGCCGGTGTGCGCTTCGAAGACGTCACCTCCGCTCCGGCGGGAGCCGTCCGATGA
- a CDS encoding response regulator transcription factor — MSIRVVVADDQDLVRTGLVMILGAQPDLEVVGEAADGLAALDLATRLRPDVLLVDIRMPGLDGVEVTRRLAGPDVTDPMAVVVITTFDLDEYVLGALRAGARGFLLKDAGPELLVQAIHAAANGDALIAPNVTRRLLATFADQAPVVPVQPSDPLTEREEEVLALVARGRTNAEVATELFVGLSTVKTHVASLMTKLGARNRVEIAMWAHDTGRVRAN, encoded by the coding sequence ATGAGCATCCGCGTTGTCGTAGCCGACGACCAGGACTTGGTCCGGACCGGGCTGGTGATGATCCTCGGCGCGCAACCCGACCTCGAGGTCGTGGGGGAGGCAGCAGACGGGCTCGCAGCGCTCGACCTGGCGACCCGGCTGCGTCCCGATGTCCTCCTCGTCGACATCCGGATGCCCGGGCTCGACGGCGTCGAGGTGACGCGGCGCCTGGCCGGGCCAGACGTGACGGACCCGATGGCGGTCGTCGTGATCACCACCTTCGACCTCGATGAGTACGTCCTCGGCGCCCTACGCGCAGGCGCCCGCGGCTTCCTGCTCAAAGACGCCGGGCCGGAGCTCCTCGTGCAGGCCATCCACGCGGCGGCCAACGGGGACGCGCTGATCGCTCCCAACGTCACCCGCCGGCTGCTGGCGACCTTCGCCGACCAGGCGCCGGTGGTACCGGTCCAGCCGAGCGACCCGCTCACCGAGCGCGAGGAGGAGGTGCTCGCGCTCGTGGCACGGGGCCGGACCAACGCCGAGGTCGCCACCGAGCTCTTCGTCGGCCTGAGTACGGTCAAGACCCACGTCGCATCGTTGATGACTAAGCTCGGCGCACGCAACCGCGTCGAAATCGCGATGTGGGCACACGACACCGGACGCGTGAGAGCCAATTAG
- a CDS encoding sensor histidine kinase has product MVTFRRSIWHEPRPADAPPIGRLDWLLVGMLAAAALVEGITRPGLAWRPLVTVLALALMPALLWRRGRPLMAALVGWGAAGLLSVLQLTAHAGDLSLYSMMAVLILLYSLVRWGSGREIVLGTAFVTVVVALGMYASSAGWADVFGGSVLLLLFVALAAVFRYRADLWHRQQREIRNQERVALARELHDTVAHHVSAIAVQAQAGGVVAGIQPEKAAEVLAAIESEASRTLAEMRSMVRVLREEEAVAYSPQLGVADLPALARADATPTIEVSLDGSLTRLARPVDAALYRLAQESLTNAVRHARSATRVAIDVRREGDAVRLRVSDDGQTKPGPAPEPGFGLLGMAERAQLLGGSLSAGPGPEGGWVVEAVLPVEALA; this is encoded by the coding sequence GTGGTCACTTTCCGGCGCTCCATCTGGCATGAGCCGCGGCCTGCTGACGCCCCACCCATCGGTCGGCTCGACTGGCTGCTGGTGGGCATGCTCGCGGCCGCCGCCTTGGTCGAGGGCATCACTCGGCCGGGCTTGGCCTGGCGGCCCCTTGTGACGGTGCTCGCCCTGGCGCTGATGCCTGCCCTGCTCTGGCGGCGGGGCCGCCCCCTGATGGCCGCCCTGGTCGGGTGGGGGGCCGCCGGGCTGCTCTCGGTCCTCCAGCTGACTGCGCACGCCGGGGACCTCAGCCTCTACTCCATGATGGCCGTCCTGATCCTGCTCTACTCCCTGGTGCGGTGGGGCTCGGGACGGGAGATCGTCCTGGGGACGGCGTTCGTGACAGTCGTCGTCGCGCTGGGGATGTACGCCTCCTCCGCGGGCTGGGCCGACGTTTTCGGCGGGAGCGTCCTCTTGCTGCTGTTCGTCGCCCTCGCGGCGGTGTTCCGCTACCGCGCGGACCTCTGGCATCGCCAACAGCGCGAGATCCGCAATCAGGAGCGGGTGGCGCTGGCGCGAGAGCTGCACGACACCGTGGCCCACCACGTCTCGGCCATCGCGGTGCAGGCGCAGGCCGGTGGCGTGGTCGCCGGCATCCAGCCTGAGAAGGCTGCCGAGGTCCTGGCCGCGATCGAGTCTGAAGCGTCGCGAACCCTGGCGGAGATGAGATCCATGGTGCGGGTGCTGCGTGAGGAGGAAGCCGTCGCCTACTCACCGCAGCTGGGTGTCGCGGACCTGCCTGCTCTGGCGCGCGCCGACGCGACACCCACCATCGAGGTCTCGCTGGACGGTTCGTTAACCCGGCTGGCACGACCCGTGGACGCCGCGCTCTACCGGCTCGCGCAGGAGTCGCTGACCAACGCCGTACGGCACGCCCGGAGCGCGACCCGCGTCGCGATCGACGTACGCCGGGAGGGCGACGCCGTCAGGCTGCGTGTCAGCGACGATGGACAGACCAAGCCGGGGCCAGCCCCGGAGCCTGGGTTCGGCCTGCTGGGCATGGCCGAACGCGCCCAGCTCCTCGGCGGATCGCTCTCCGCGGGGCCGGGGCCCGAGGGTGGCTGGGTGGTCGAGGCCGTGCTGCCGGTGGAGGCGTTGGCATGA